A part of Pantoea vagans genomic DNA contains:
- a CDS encoding iron-containing alcohol dehydrogenase, whose amino-acid sequence MSENLSELYSNQRTLFGRGSLDKLVPLLAARSQPTLLFCGQSFLQGPAYARIKADLNDHILGYEIVSHEASPTEIDGWVARWRGHVDRVVAIGGGSVLDAAKAFSAMIQHPLPTARYLEKVGDTAVQPITLPLIAVPTTAGTGSEVTQNAVVTDQQDIQIKASLRHPVFVPEVAILDPDLLKGAPDQVLATCGIDAFTHLFEAYLSGKGNLFTRQLALTGLRQFVQAWPALNREDAAGDAAREAMMMASWLGGVSLSSAGLGVIHGIAGELGAIKPFHHGEVCGRLLFPFLNLLSDSQQPLQRTLMEELHPQLFSESTDSPAQFLKQWLQQQAITSFWQDGPSLSRTEVEWILARANSKNSLVNYSREQMQTMIAQAWHITA is encoded by the coding sequence GTGAGTGAGAACCTGAGTGAGCTGTACAGTAATCAACGAACCCTCTTTGGCCGCGGTAGTCTGGATAAACTGGTGCCGCTGCTGGCCGCCCGGTCACAACCTACCCTGCTGTTTTGCGGACAATCTTTCCTGCAGGGACCGGCCTATGCCCGGATAAAAGCTGACCTCAACGATCACATTCTCGGTTATGAAATTGTCAGCCATGAAGCCTCGCCCACTGAAATCGATGGCTGGGTTGCGCGCTGGCGCGGTCATGTTGATCGGGTGGTCGCGATTGGCGGAGGCAGCGTGCTGGATGCGGCGAAAGCCTTCAGCGCCATGATCCAACACCCGCTGCCTACGGCCCGCTATCTGGAGAAGGTAGGTGACACTGCGGTTCAGCCCATTACGCTGCCGCTGATTGCGGTTCCGACAACGGCCGGGACCGGCAGCGAAGTCACGCAAAATGCGGTGGTGACAGACCAGCAGGATATTCAGATCAAAGCGTCACTGCGTCACCCGGTCTTTGTGCCGGAGGTCGCGATTCTTGATCCGGATCTGCTGAAAGGCGCGCCTGACCAGGTGCTGGCGACCTGCGGCATCGATGCTTTTACCCATCTGTTTGAAGCGTATCTCTCCGGCAAAGGCAACCTCTTCACCCGCCAGCTGGCGCTGACCGGCCTGCGTCAGTTTGTTCAGGCGTGGCCTGCCCTCAATCGCGAGGATGCGGCGGGTGACGCGGCACGTGAAGCAATGATGATGGCCTCATGGCTGGGGGGCGTCAGTCTCAGCAGCGCGGGTCTGGGGGTGATCCACGGTATTGCCGGGGAACTGGGCGCGATTAAACCGTTCCATCACGGTGAAGTGTGCGGACGCCTGCTGTTTCCGTTCCTGAATCTGCTGTCTGACAGCCAGCAGCCGCTGCAGCGTACGCTGATGGAGGAGCTGCACCCGCAGCTCTTCAGCGAATCCACAGATTCACCGGCACAGTTTCTGAAGCAGTGGCTGCAGCAGCAGGCCATCACGTCATTCTGGCAGGATGGCCCGTCGCTGAGCCGCACTGAGGTGGAGTGGATCCTGGCGCGAGCCAACAGCAAAAATTCGCTGGTGAATTACAGCCGCGAACAGATGCAGACAATGATTGCGCAGGCCTGGCACATCACGGCGTGA
- a CDS encoding RcnB family protein, which translates to MKKTTLTLIASLLTCSTLFSQVSLADDHDDGQRKPVPHQNSDKRPDNRGPDQNRDRGNNRHDDKKPHDMGNNRHDEDNNHRGRESRNDRDHFAWQGHDFRRGHPVPQEYRGDHYRVADWHERGLREPPRGYHWANIDGNYVLIAAATGVITALVLNSALN; encoded by the coding sequence ATGAAAAAAACAACATTAACGCTTATCGCTTCACTTTTAACATGCAGCACGCTCTTCTCTCAGGTTTCACTGGCAGACGATCATGATGACGGTCAGCGTAAGCCGGTGCCGCATCAGAACAGTGATAAACGCCCTGACAATCGCGGCCCCGATCAGAATCGAGACCGCGGCAACAATCGCCATGATGATAAAAAGCCTCACGACATGGGCAATAATCGGCATGATGAAGATAACAACCATCGTGGCAGAGAATCCCGCAATGACCGTGACCATTTCGCCTGGCAGGGTCACGATTTTCGTCGCGGCCATCCTGTCCCGCAGGAATATCGCGGCGACCATTATCGCGTAGCCGACTGGCATGAACGCGGTCTGCGTGAACCGCCGCGCGGTTATCACTGGGCAAACATCGACGGCAACTATGTGCTGATTGCTGCCGCGACCGGTGTGATTACCGCGCTGGTGCTGAACAGCGCCCTGAACTAA
- a CDS encoding HAAAP family serine/threonine permease: MKTTQTGTLGALESDVDTGWRKTDTMWMLGLYGTAIGAGVLFLPINAGVGGLIPLIIMAVLAFPLTFFAHRALTRFVLSGKNPAGDITEVVEEHFGVGAGKLITLLYFFAIYPILLMYSVAITNTVESLMVNQLGLVPPPRVLLSLLLIVGLMTIVRFGEKMIVKAMSVLVYPFVAVLMLMACYLIPHWHGAALSTLNVQPAGSSLWMTLWLAIPVMVFSFNHSPIISSFALAKREEYGDAAEKKCSRILACSHLMMVVTVMFFVFSCVLSLSPDDLHAAKAQNITILSYLANHFQVPMIAWLGPLIAIVAITKSFLGHYLGAREGFNGMVNKALRSRGKTIAPARLNRLTSLFMLLTTWLVATLDPNILGMIETLGGPVIAMILFLMPMYAIHKVPAMRKYSGKISNLFVVLIGLIAISAIFYSLVK, encoded by the coding sequence ATGAAAACCACGCAAACTGGCACGCTGGGCGCGCTTGAGAGTGACGTCGATACGGGATGGCGTAAAACCGACACGATGTGGATGCTGGGTTTATACGGCACCGCAATCGGAGCCGGTGTGCTGTTCCTGCCCATCAATGCCGGTGTCGGCGGGCTGATCCCGCTGATTATCATGGCGGTGCTGGCCTTTCCGCTGACCTTCTTCGCGCACCGCGCCCTGACACGCTTTGTCCTTTCCGGTAAAAATCCGGCGGGTGATATCACTGAGGTGGTCGAGGAGCATTTCGGCGTCGGCGCGGGCAAGCTGATTACGCTGCTCTATTTCTTCGCGATTTACCCGATTCTGCTGATGTACAGCGTGGCGATCACCAACACGGTTGAGAGCCTGATGGTGAATCAGCTCGGCCTTGTGCCACCGCCGCGTGTGCTGCTGTCGCTGCTGCTGATTGTCGGCCTGATGACCATTGTGCGCTTCGGCGAAAAGATGATCGTCAAAGCGATGAGCGTGCTGGTCTACCCCTTTGTGGCGGTTTTGATGCTGATGGCCTGCTATCTGATCCCTCACTGGCACGGGGCTGCACTCTCAACCCTGAACGTTCAGCCTGCGGGCAGCAGCCTGTGGATGACGCTGTGGCTGGCGATACCGGTTATGGTCTTTTCATTTAACCACTCACCGATCATCTCCTCCTTTGCCCTGGCGAAGCGCGAAGAGTATGGCGACGCCGCCGAGAAAAAATGCTCGCGCATTCTGGCCTGCTCGCACCTGATGATGGTGGTGACGGTGATGTTCTTTGTCTTCAGCTGCGTGCTGAGCCTGTCGCCTGACGATCTCCATGCCGCCAAGGCGCAGAACATTACCATTCTCTCTTATCTGGCGAACCATTTTCAGGTGCCGATGATTGCCTGGCTCGGGCCGCTGATTGCCATTGTGGCGATCACCAAATCGTTCCTCGGCCACTATCTGGGCGCGCGTGAAGGGTTTAATGGTATGGTCAATAAGGCGCTACGCAGTCGCGGTAAAACCATTGCGCCTGCCAGACTGAATCGTCTGACGTCACTCTTTATGTTGCTCACCACCTGGCTGGTGGCAACGCTGGACCCGAATATTCTCGGCATGATTGAGACGCTGGGCGGGCCGGTGATTGCCATGATCCTGTTCCTGATGCCGATGTATGCCATTCACAAAGTCCCGGCGATGCGAAAGTACAGCGGGAAAATCAGTAACCTGTTTGTGGTGCTGATTGGTCTGATTGCCATCTCCGCGATTTTCTATTCACTGGTGAAGTAA
- a CDS encoding ABC transporter substrate-binding protein codes for MKIGIVAATTLLLSTACAATTYPVTVTDMDGQKITLQKEPQHVILQDGRDVMALALLDRQNPFQRVVAWNNLPKKQDTQTWDLLKQRWPQAASIVDMGFNDQGQVNLESVLAKQPDLMIAQLRAKPALAQSGVLATLKNLHIPVLFLDDELHPKENTLKSVKVLGTVLNRETEAKAYADFYQQRWQMLQQKIAQVPHKPTVFIEPIAGNSDNCCFTHGHNGWGALVEAVGGKNIGSALLPGSSGFVSLEKIIAMKPDVYIMTGSKRPNSNVLPFGYGASQTDVTATFNRLQSRTGLEQIEPVKQKRVYGVYHHFYNHPYNIIGMEILAKDLYPEVFRDLDPTADYHHIVKQFTALPDAPVILSTP; via the coding sequence ATGAAAATCGGGATTGTTGCTGCCACTACGCTGTTACTGTCAACCGCCTGTGCGGCGACCACCTATCCGGTCACAGTGACCGACATGGATGGTCAGAAAATTACCCTGCAAAAGGAGCCGCAGCATGTGATTTTACAGGACGGACGCGACGTGATGGCGCTGGCCTTACTGGATCGACAGAACCCGTTTCAGCGGGTCGTTGCCTGGAATAACCTGCCGAAAAAGCAGGATACCCAGACCTGGGATCTGCTGAAGCAGCGCTGGCCGCAGGCGGCATCGATTGTAGATATGGGCTTTAACGATCAGGGGCAGGTCAATCTGGAGAGCGTGCTGGCGAAGCAGCCCGACCTGATGATTGCGCAGCTGCGTGCCAAACCGGCACTGGCGCAGTCGGGCGTGCTGGCTACCCTGAAAAATCTGCATATCCCGGTGCTGTTCCTGGATGATGAGCTTCACCCCAAAGAGAACACCCTGAAGAGTGTGAAAGTGCTGGGTACCGTTCTGAATCGCGAAACCGAAGCAAAAGCCTACGCCGATTTTTATCAGCAGCGCTGGCAGATGCTTCAGCAGAAGATTGCGCAGGTGCCGCACAAGCCGACGGTATTTATTGAACCGATTGCCGGTAACAGCGACAACTGCTGTTTTACCCATGGTCATAACGGCTGGGGTGCGCTGGTGGAAGCGGTCGGCGGGAAAAATATCGGCTCAGCGCTGCTGCCCGGCAGCTCAGGTTTTGTGTCGCTGGAGAAGATTATCGCCATGAAGCCGGACGTTTACATCATGACCGGTTCGAAGCGTCCGAACAGCAACGTGCTGCCGTTTGGTTACGGTGCCAGTCAGACCGACGTGACCGCCACCTTTAACCGCCTGCAGAGCCGTACCGGGCTGGAACAGATCGAACCGGTGAAACAGAAACGGGTCTATGGCGTTTATCACCATTTTTATAATCACCCTTACAACATCATCGGTATGGAAATTCTGGCAAAAGATCTCTATCCAGAGGTATTCCGTGATCTCGATCCGACGGCCGATTATCACCATATCGTAAAACAGTTCACGGCGTTGCCGGATGCGCCGGTGATCCTCAGCACGCCATAA
- a CDS encoding YetF domain-containing protein — protein MFSFDWHRFLLNDQPATFLFEVVARVLIAYLVVFTFLKVSGRRGVRQLSLFELVVILTLGSASGDVTFYDDVPVLPVIMVFVVLLALYRLTTWLTSHSPRFSRLIQGDVITLIKDGLYVLESLDHLNISEDEFYMELRQSGVEHLGQIRLALVEVDGQLSLYFYDDDEMRAGLSVLPPEHRQDYSTVPVSALYACTHCGQTQRIEAEQQAVCPRCQRQRWSAALSVRRLH, from the coding sequence ATGTTCTCATTCGACTGGCACCGTTTTTTACTTAACGATCAACCAGCCACCTTTTTATTTGAAGTGGTGGCGCGGGTTCTGATCGCTTATCTGGTGGTTTTTACTTTTCTGAAAGTGTCAGGACGACGCGGCGTGCGTCAGCTGTCGCTGTTCGAACTGGTGGTGATCCTGACGCTGGGTTCTGCGTCCGGTGACGTCACGTTTTATGACGATGTACCGGTGCTGCCGGTGATTATGGTGTTTGTGGTATTGCTGGCGCTCTACCGCCTGACCACCTGGCTGACGTCACACAGTCCGCGCTTTTCACGGCTGATACAGGGCGACGTCATTACGCTGATTAAAGATGGCCTGTATGTGCTGGAAAGTCTGGATCACCTGAATATTTCTGAAGATGAGTTCTATATGGAGTTGCGCCAGAGCGGCGTAGAGCATCTGGGGCAGATCCGGCTGGCGCTGGTGGAAGTCGATGGTCAGCTCAGCCTCTATTTCTATGATGATGACGAGATGCGCGCCGGATTAAGCGTGCTGCCGCCAGAGCACCGACAGGATTACAGCACCGTGCCGGTCAGCGCGCTCTACGCCTGCACCCATTGTGGCCAGACGCAGAGGATCGAGGCGGAGCAGCAGGCCGTCTGTCCGCGCTGTCAGCGACAGCGCTGGTCTGCGGCACTGAGCGTACGTCGGCTGCACTAG
- a CDS encoding zinc-dependent alcohol dehydrogenase has translation MKALTYHGPHKVSVDNVPDPGLEAADDIILRVTATAICGSDLHLYRGKIPGTGHGDIFGHEFMGEVVEAGSAVTAVAKGDRVVIPFVIACGDCFFCLLSQYAACENTNSGRGAILNRKNITPPAALFGFSKLYGGVPGGQAEYVRVPKANTGPFKVPAVLSDEKVLFLSDILPTAWQAVKNAEVKPGSSLAIFGAGPVGLLSAACAQQQGAEQIYMIDHNNYRLNFARDRYGVIPINFDEIDDPAGWIIEHSTGNRGVDAVIDAVGFEAKGSLTETVLTNLKLEGSSGKALRQCIAAVRRGGIVSVPGVYAGFIHGFLFGDAFDKGLTFKMGQTHVHAYLPDLLKLIEQGHLTPEEIVTHHLPLEDAARGYDIFAKREEECRKVILVPGMAATQATI, from the coding sequence ATGAAAGCATTAACGTATCACGGCCCGCATAAAGTCAGCGTGGATAACGTGCCCGATCCGGGCCTGGAAGCGGCCGATGACATCATCCTGCGCGTGACCGCTACCGCCATTTGCGGTTCAGACCTGCACCTTTATCGCGGCAAAATTCCCGGCACCGGGCATGGCGATATTTTTGGTCATGAGTTTATGGGCGAAGTGGTTGAGGCGGGCAGCGCAGTGACTGCCGTCGCCAAAGGCGATCGGGTAGTCATTCCGTTTGTGATCGCCTGTGGCGACTGCTTTTTCTGCCTGCTGAGCCAGTATGCCGCCTGTGAAAATACCAACAGCGGACGGGGCGCTATTCTGAATCGCAAGAACATTACGCCGCCCGCGGCGCTGTTTGGTTTCAGTAAGCTCTATGGCGGTGTGCCCGGCGGTCAGGCGGAGTATGTCAGGGTGCCGAAAGCCAATACCGGTCCGTTCAAAGTGCCGGCTGTGCTGTCAGATGAGAAAGTGCTGTTCCTGTCGGACATTCTGCCCACCGCCTGGCAGGCGGTTAAAAATGCCGAAGTTAAACCCGGCTCCAGTCTGGCGATTTTCGGTGCCGGCCCGGTGGGCCTGCTCAGTGCCGCCTGCGCCCAACAGCAGGGTGCCGAACAGATTTACATGATTGACCACAACAACTACCGCTTAAACTTTGCCCGCGATCGCTACGGCGTCATCCCGATTAACTTCGATGAGATCGATGATCCGGCTGGCTGGATTATCGAGCACAGCACCGGCAATCGCGGTGTGGATGCCGTGATCGATGCCGTCGGGTTCGAGGCGAAAGGCAGCCTGACTGAAACCGTGCTCACCAATCTCAAGCTGGAAGGCAGCAGTGGTAAAGCGTTGCGTCAGTGTATTGCTGCGGTGCGGCGTGGCGGTATCGTCAGCGTGCCGGGCGTCTACGCCGGATTCATTCACGGCTTCCTGTTTGGTGATGCCTTCGATAAAGGGCTGACCTTTAAGATGGGACAGACACATGTGCATGCGTATCTGCCCGATCTGCTGAAGCTCATTGAGCAGGGGCATCTGACGCCGGAAGAGATTGTGACTCATCATCTGCCGCTGGAAGATGCTGCACGCGGCTACGATATTTTCGCTAAACGCGAAGAGGAGTGCCGGAAGGTGATTCTGGTGCCTGGCATGGCTGCTACACAGGCCACGATTTAA
- the gntT gene encoding gluconate transporter yields the protein MPLLYVAIGVALLLLLMIRFKLNGFIALILVALAVGVMQGMPVNKVITSIKAGVGGTLGSLALIMGFGAMLGKLLADCGGAQRIATTLIEKFGTKHIQWALVLTGFIVGFALFYEVGFVLMLPLVFSVAASARVPLLYVGVPMAAALSVTHGFLPPHPGPTAIATLFNADMGKTLLFGTLLGIPTVILAGPVYARFLKNIDKPIPQGLYNPKTFTEAEMPSFGVSVWTALVPVVLMALRAVAEMLLPKGHVLLPYAEFFGDPVMATLIAVLIAIFTFGLNRGRTMEQVMDTLTDSIKIIAMMLLIIGGGGAFKQVLVDSGVDKYIASMMHSTQLSPIFMAWSIAAVLRIALGSATVAAITAGGIVAPLIVTSGASPELMVIAVGSGSVIFSHVNDPGFWLFKEYFNLTIGETIRSWSALETIISVCGLVGCLLLSWAI from the coding sequence ATGCCATTACTCTATGTGGCGATTGGCGTCGCGTTACTGCTGCTGCTGATGATTCGCTTTAAGCTTAATGGATTTATCGCGCTGATCCTGGTGGCGCTGGCGGTCGGTGTGATGCAGGGCATGCCGGTAAATAAAGTCATTACCTCAATCAAAGCGGGCGTAGGTGGCACGCTGGGCAGCCTGGCGCTGATCATGGGCTTTGGTGCCATGCTCGGTAAGTTGCTGGCCGACTGCGGCGGTGCGCAGCGTATTGCCACCACCCTGATTGAAAAATTCGGCACAAAGCATATTCAGTGGGCGCTGGTGCTGACCGGTTTTATCGTCGGCTTTGCGCTGTTCTACGAAGTGGGCTTTGTGCTGATGCTGCCGCTGGTGTTCAGCGTGGCGGCGTCGGCGCGAGTGCCGCTGCTCTATGTCGGGGTGCCGATGGCGGCTGCCTTGTCCGTGACGCACGGTTTTCTTCCCCCGCATCCTGGTCCTACAGCCATTGCCACGCTGTTTAATGCTGACATGGGTAAAACGCTGCTGTTCGGTACGTTGCTCGGTATCCCCACGGTAATTCTGGCGGGTCCGGTTTATGCCCGTTTCCTGAAAAACATCGACAAACCGATTCCGCAGGGACTCTATAACCCGAAGACCTTTACCGAAGCGGAAATGCCCAGCTTTGGCGTCAGCGTCTGGACGGCACTGGTGCCGGTGGTGCTGATGGCGCTGCGTGCCGTGGCGGAGATGCTGTTGCCAAAAGGCCACGTACTGCTGCCCTATGCAGAGTTCTTTGGCGACCCGGTAATGGCAACGCTGATTGCGGTACTGATTGCGATCTTCACCTTTGGTCTGAATCGCGGTCGCACGATGGAACAGGTGATGGATACCCTGACCGACTCTATCAAAATCATTGCTATGATGCTGTTGATTATTGGCGGTGGTGGGGCCTTCAAACAGGTGCTGGTGGACAGCGGCGTGGATAAATATATCGCCAGCATGATGCACTCGACCCAGCTTTCACCCATCTTTATGGCCTGGTCGATTGCTGCTGTGCTGCGTATTGCCCTGGGTTCTGCCACGGTAGCGGCGATTACCGCCGGGGGCATTGTGGCACCGTTGATTGTCACCAGCGGTGCCAGCCCGGAACTGATGGTGATTGCCGTGGGTTCCGGCAGCGTGATCTTCTCGCACGTTAATGACCCTGGCTTCTGGCTGTTCAAAGAGTATTTCAACCTGACGATTGGTGAAACCATTCGCTCCTGGTCGGCGCTGGAGACCATTATTTCGGTCTGTGGTCTGGTGGGTTGCCTGCTGCTCTCCTGGGCAATTTAA
- a CDS encoding Cof-type HAD-IIB family hydrolase, with protein sequence MTTVKMVAVDMDGTFLDDNKQYNRSRFLACYQQLTARDIKFVVASGNQYYQLKSFFPEIASDIAFVAENGAWIIDRDEELFCGAFERRDVEAVISTLQNGNYPGLRYLLCGRNSAYYFDGMEESWLKKMRHYCHRLKPIHHLDEVQDDRLFKFALNLSDDYIEPLMADIERLHQGRVAATSSGHGSVDLIVPGNHKAHGLDLLAKRWGITHDQVLAFGDGGNDLEMLKQSGFSFAMDNAPERVKQAARYAAASNNEEGVLQIMEQMLAGEGPFAAPRR encoded by the coding sequence ATGACGACGGTTAAGATGGTTGCAGTCGATATGGATGGCACGTTTCTGGACGATAACAAGCAGTACAATCGATCCCGCTTTCTCGCCTGCTATCAGCAACTCACCGCCCGCGACATCAAATTTGTGGTGGCCAGCGGCAATCAGTATTACCAGCTCAAATCCTTTTTCCCGGAGATCGCCAGCGATATCGCCTTTGTGGCGGAAAACGGCGCATGGATTATCGATCGTGACGAGGAGCTGTTTTGCGGTGCCTTTGAACGCCGCGATGTAGAAGCGGTAATCAGCACTCTGCAAAACGGCAATTACCCTGGCCTGCGTTACCTGCTGTGTGGTCGTAACAGCGCGTATTACTTCGACGGCATGGAAGAGAGCTGGCTGAAGAAGATGCGCCATTACTGTCACCGGCTGAAGCCGATTCATCATCTGGATGAGGTGCAGGATGACCGGCTGTTTAAGTTCGCGCTGAACCTCTCGGATGATTACATCGAGCCACTGATGGCGGATATTGAGCGACTGCACCAGGGACGCGTGGCCGCGACGTCAAGCGGTCATGGCTCGGTCGATCTGATCGTGCCGGGAAATCACAAAGCGCACGGTCTGGATCTGCTGGCAAAACGCTGGGGGATCACGCACGACCAGGTGCTGGCCTTTGGCGATGGCGGTAACGATCTGGAGATGCTGAAACAGTCCGGCTTCAGTTTTGCCATGGACAATGCGCCAGAGCGGGTGAAGCAGGCGGCACGTTATGCCGCGGCGTCTAATAATGAGGAGGGCGTGTTGCAGATCATGGAGCAGATGCTGGCAGGTGAGGGACCTTTTGCCGCCCCGCGGCGCTGA